From Chryseobacterium sp. IHB B 17019, one genomic window encodes:
- a CDS encoding endonuclease/exonuclease/phosphatase family protein, whose protein sequence is MELFSFYNVENLFLPDPKPKHKLDPTISGLRNWDERKYQNKLFKISHVFQLMKEENGVLPFMIGLSEVSGRKVLEDLVKLEPFNEEYGIVHYNSMDERKVDVALLYDKNKVEVIDSETITFFFEILKKNTGNYDTTRDVLYSKVRYKGEIVNVFIAHLPSKREKDINKPKRAFILNEIRGRILNIVNEEKEHVILCGDFNENPDDENLVKILYDDVHGKVLENPFQQLFSTRNYSTFHYKSGLLFDQILLSKSFFDDNTALSFQEANIFKSEKISSRDRKFEGRPFRTYAGTRYLGGYSDHFPVFVKLKGLNTT, encoded by the coding sequence ATGGAGCTGTTCAGTTTTTATAACGTTGAAAATTTATTTTTACCGGACCCAAAACCAAAACATAAATTAGACCCTACAATATCGGGACTTAGGAATTGGGACGAGAGAAAATATCAGAACAAGCTTTTCAAGATATCACACGTTTTTCAGCTGATGAAGGAGGAAAATGGTGTATTGCCATTTATGATCGGTCTATCCGAGGTTTCCGGAAGGAAAGTTTTGGAAGATCTGGTGAAGTTGGAACCTTTTAATGAAGAATATGGGATTGTACATTACAATTCTATGGACGAAAGAAAGGTAGATGTAGCATTATTATATGATAAAAATAAAGTTGAGGTGATAGACTCAGAAACTATTACTTTCTTCTTTGAAATATTAAAAAAAAACACAGGAAACTACGACACAACAAGGGATGTACTTTATTCAAAAGTGAGATATAAAGGAGAAATTGTTAATGTTTTTATCGCCCATCTTCCCTCTAAGCGCGAAAAAGATATTAATAAGCCGAAAAGAGCCTTTATATTGAACGAAATCCGGGGGCGGATTTTGAATATTGTGAATGAAGAGAAAGAGCATGTGATTTTGTGTGGTGATTTTAACGAGAACCCGGATGATGAAAATTTAGTAAAAATTCTCTATGACGACGTGCATGGAAAGGTGTTGGAAAACCCTTTTCAACAGTTGTTTTCCACAAGAAATTATTCTACTTTTCATTATAAGTCTGGACTGTTGTTTGACCAGATCTTATTATCGAAGTCTTTTTTCGACGATAATACAGCTCTGTCATTTCAGGAAGCGAATATATTCAAATCTGAAAAAATCAGCAGTAGAGACAGGAAATTTGAAGGCAGACCCTTCCGAACTTATGCAGGTACGCGTTATTTGGGAGGATACAGTGATCACTTTCCAGTTTTCGTGAAACTTAAAGGTTTAAACACAACGTAA
- a CDS encoding Lrp/AsnC family transcriptional regulator: MKNSSNTSYHLDSIDKEIIYMLMDNAKTSLAHISKNVGISTTAVHQRIKKLEHAGVIENSISFLNPKKIGYKVISYIGVYLDQPSHYPEVVKALKDINEVVEAHYTTGNYTIFLKVLCKDNDHLMQILSKLQKLKGVTRTETFISLEQGIYRQLKV; this comes from the coding sequence ATGAAAAATTCAAGCAACACAAGCTACCATTTAGATTCAATTGACAAGGAGATCATCTACATGTTAATGGATAATGCTAAAACGTCTTTAGCTCACATTTCGAAAAACGTTGGAATTTCAACAACTGCCGTTCACCAGAGAATTAAAAAACTGGAACATGCAGGTGTAATTGAAAATTCAATTTCATTCTTAAACCCTAAAAAAATCGGGTATAAGGTAATTTCCTATATTGGCGTATACTTGGATCAGCCCAGCCACTATCCGGAAGTCGTAAAGGCTTTGAAGGATATCAATGAAGTTGTGGAAGCGCACTATACAACAGGAAATTATACAATTTTCTTAAAAGTGCTTTGTAAGGATAACGATCACTTGATGCAGATTCTTAGCAAACTTCAGAAACTAAAAGGAGTAACAAGAACGGAAACTTTCATATCTTTGGAACAAGGTATTTACAGACAATTGAAAGTATAA